The following coding sequences are from one Dermacentor andersoni chromosome 5, qqDerAnde1_hic_scaffold, whole genome shotgun sequence window:
- the LOC126531027 gene encoding uncharacterized protein isoform X1: protein MAERFSRFHEVRDYQGKGVDVYDDNLIELEQSSLAEPITQDNLGYQLLLRHGWKSGQGLGKNEQGRTDPLPIILKEDIMGFGRMEMEMDYAEETTEKRRTLEIEKEETEELKLKYKAVQEKEKVVQEALASLKANFYCDLCDKQYTKHQEFDNHINSYDHAHKQRLKELKQREFGRNVLSKVKREDKGREKEQRRLQHLAELRAHVAVMRGPTEMGTGEKFRGRFQQVDYVDETKPQASSQSPTLYDSDEYQQDTNECQQDINKCQQDTNELEQDIDECQQDIDECQQDVDQRQQQDDQRQQEADDSQDADESQDAGESQDADESQQDSNNASSSDDDEIDEKKEQDLDSQAQSPPGSVPEEEQEEEEAIIPQTTFFADSNIFELPPLPGEIPLPTDIPPPPLPPPSLGLTILDPGQEKYSPEEPTPALPEPALPELPQPTVLNLPQPSVSELPQPLVCELPPPPTPPTEPLLAAPEPPLIEESKSKQLIGKALAKKRLIAFSLTSNQPLQKALEVKRAATTVTKPVKGALSFSFARKNIGKVAPISSALFKEDDDQPDEESPEVTAAAATSEEVQPSAAESKSAEEPEKNEKPSTEPEQQEDSNFYFVAPPKRFKVKPKFEFVKFLKSDKFELKLPDDAVEGVPEKKIKNESQEGTKKPVDATGNKADSEESRGDAKKKQQPSKVSDKSEGSAKSKTESLDVSSRNGSKKKESATSGAKTEKKDRGRSPRSGKHSRDRKSRSRERKRSRSKDKKRSHSRERRRSRSRDRRRGRSRERHRSRSPRDKKRSRSKDGKRSRSRDKKGSHAKDTRRSRSRERRRSKSKDRGKDRADHKSGKEAKRRSPSRERISHSKGRAKSNADSQKKKEKSADDKKSKEKHATTNDHKKEEAVRMETASAEPQASSPDAPQDDGTTQAVNGEESTGDQQDEEEEKAARGPRRSPETACKQDKKQASDLSTLQTACHKKPDEAGACLERNEPVLNLMCEDSPLDTLGEADSCDSADMFQRSPCKLSTLSTEEVPLCDDKAETHGDEITEQHIFLTTCSVKLDESDSGSKLCQMPKSDSPSQICIDKPLPEEAQETREDTGAIGQKQLESQTENLKEASDDSESCDDPVKAQQKFLEEIEATKKSALVTVQRQNSESKAEVSGNNKKTSKASKLKKSKPESTELSTMDLIVKEKTAKAAKEKQKTAKDKPQEKKKKKRKRRPKASSSSSSSSSSSSSSSSSSSRSSSSGTSGSSSSSGSGSDSESSSSSSSSSSSSSSSSSSSSSSSSSSSECPQKLKKKRKKLKLKSKMLKEKMARMAKKAHTAKTVQACATMLAQTSGIDSILTIGKQTTQTTEHSGSTFHIGSVSHSARTAEDSKPPQELVQEITASRGSIEQVIVKEASKLDKDLNLQMTFDLEPVEPAYGAQTSKQASDKLQHSHNVKGLEELSSKNVADVPCEPKDKCLKIETTTPDADKAHSDAAGAPSKTTEHSKSGHKNKVDDNEVKKPDLAAAKVITSGQAKGASEPSAKKTVEVPSSKSPCNVIVEHHSSAERRSSAERRSSAERRSSAERRSSAERRSSAECHSSAEHRSIAKHCSSAERRSSAERRSSAEHSDTKKDKKDCPPSSHQPTGDDKGTEKLDSRRSKELKRKSEPSPSNEPACKKRTEQDATKANKVDVRGTSHRLPKSDTTTAEHKKSVAKQEKTKKERTKKEDQEGAKKAKEEAILDPKERERLKGEALEKARKEGSDCIKVKTADRKKEINWPMTLIRYTNSKPFISYGCNPIYGKISVAFVKKEKRPSVTSSSEEKKEKKDIREVPKHSAKKDGHSRAHKSKKDIPLDASDINEVASPSREAVKESDAADLVSPDLNAMSGLQALQCLYDNMDSPEVPAKDLDSENEASHLKADQEDVPEESAFSDQQANKEVDAARHCSVEIALPSSEALSATRHSKGTLLRTPEHEPPKAEMEVSSKSPHAVPEKAESLPDKTELTAEPETTVEIAEQEADEKYKLENEGKNSSAKKRVICELTHPRKCFMEDEVLHSGQEEVRLPEMEKEGSVLSPNAMDVSDDMVDILLNNETSLEETRFLEYSSRIKIESITDIESAHVETVESVVEKSELQMERSTNTIAEKSEQQLESAMKTVAEKSERQAEGAMKTIAEKSERQAERAMKTIAEKSERQAERAMKTIAEKTKRQAERAMKTIAEKTERQAERAMKTVAEKSERQAERAMKTVAEKSELQVERAMKTVVEKSEQQAERAMKTVAEKSELQVERATRTVAEKSGQAERAMKTVAEKSELQVERATKSVAKNSEPQAESTIKAEERKEDVAVAVASPSMAALPVELVCTETSQMIPLGADKDLTSEYEKFMEQLNLGSCIEVEVAQEVEVPSEDALEPEQAPDVISAASAEGKNEVDPVFTVPTQTSLVASLPNDLSEVPVEDIGALEVACESEVSSSPFLPSVPPPPAPVPAPSPAIASALGAINYLSSVGSTSADSQASCVAPIGSMVPAGIPIASPLPLSAPASHTTAVSAVPDKAPIPVPVPAAPVAMPAPVSLITSLQSSVPLAGSSPQLMSSALAAISAPLPVSSSSASSDSSKSTVHTICSTSDVSLSPSQPSSSKRLHRKRHSDIARMSTSAEDIAPSPPKKKGSKHSSHKSASQKPELPAPPEVSSSKSMSRPIIIKVQANSEPRMQSAAPQILQTENVDGLECLPVEQSALEVCAEVEVGSDVCTEEQVKFPSSDDMFVTIVDTEDICLAAVEEVACSSSDDLGSSLAVPAEQPEEKESSPPPPPPPPRYLRLKPRKGSSSSSVSSSSSVEEVPPPPPPPPRPPVRCLVLPPPPAGILLPAGRGTLSSEPKKSVTFADGIPPGKEPPSSGGAPSPPPPPPPPPRERKHRTKVKVIIPSSVADSLPPPPPPPKRPPPPPAATAPTLATASTAATAVAAAAAPAPPVAVETVAAAYPQYQVHMPQQAYPATGYTVPYNSYPAAGYAYTAATHLGQTVAYTYAPGQAAHQAMPIQQVPPQQHLYTNATAASYVYHPHQIVQAGPAVMQPPQQLQQAHLPPPPPPLVGQLPPRPPT from the exons AGACTGAAGGAGCTCAAGCAGCGGGAGTTTGGACGCAATGTGCTGTCAAAGGTGAAACGTGAGGACAAGGGCCGTGAGAAGGAGCAGCGGCGTCTTCAGCATTTGGCAGAGCTGAGGGCTCATGTGGCAGTGATGCG AGGACCCACTGAAATGGGAACTGGAGAAAAGTTCCGAGGACGTTTCCAGCAAGTGGACTATGTAGATGAAACAAAGCCACAAGCATCATCACAGTCTCCCACTCTCTATGACAGTGACGAATACCAGCAGGACACAAATGAATGCCAGCAGGACATCAATAAATGCCAGCAAGACACCAATGAACTCGAGCAAGACATTGATGAATGCCAGCAAGACATTGATGAATGCCAGCAAGATGTTGatcaaagacagcagcaagacgatCAAAGACAGCAGGAAGCCGATGATAGCCAGGACGCTGATGAAAGCCAGGATGCTGGTGAAAGCCAGGATGCTGATGAAAGCCAGCAGGACTCCAACAATGCTAGTTcgagtgatgatgatgaaatcgaTGAAAAAAAGGAACAGGACCTTGACAGCCAAGCTCAGAGTCCACCTGGAAGTGTGccagaagaagaacaagaagaagaagaagcaatcATCCCACAAACAACATTTTTTGCTGATTCGAACATATTCGAACTGCCACCACTGCCTGGTGAGATTCCTCTTCCTACCGACATTCCACCTCCCCCACTCCCACCTCCATCTTTAGGCCTTACTATCTTAGACCCTGGTCAAGAGAAGTACTCGCCAGAAGAGCCCACACCTGCCCTTCCAGAGCCTGCTCTGCCCGAGTTGCCACAACCTACGGTGCTCAACTTGCCACAGCCTTCAGTGTCCGAGCTGCCGCAGCCCTTGGTGTGTGAGCTGCCTCCACCTCCTACCCCACCTACAGAGCCACTCTTGGCTGCACCAGAGCCACCCCTCATCGAGGAGTCCAAGTCTAAGCAGCTTATTGGCAAAGCATTGGCAAAGAAGCGACTCATCGCATTCTCTTTGACTTCAAACCAGCCCCTGCAGAAAGCCCTTGAAGTGAAGAGGGCAGCTACTACAGTGACAAAGCCAGTCAAGGGTGCCTTGTCATTCAGCTTTGCTCGGAaaaacattggaaaagtggcccCCATTTCAAGTGCATTGTTCAAGGAAGACGATGACCAGCCTGATGAGGAAAGCCCAGAAGTGACTGCTGCAGCTGCAACAAGTGAAGAGGTACAGCCGAGTGCTGCTGAGAGTAAAAGTGCAGAAGAACCTGAGAAAAACGAGAAGCCATCTACCGAACCTGAGCAGCAGGAAGACAGTAACTTTTACTTTGTGGCCCCTCCCAAGAGGTTTAAGGTGAAGCCAAAGTTCGAATTCGTAAAGTTTTTGAAGAGTGATAAGTTTGAGCTCAAGCTTCCTGATGATGCAGTGGAAGGAGTTccagagaaaaaaattaaaaatgagtCACAGGAAGGAACTAAGAAACCAGTTGATGCCACAGGTAATAAAGCAGATTCTGAAGAAAGTCGTGGAGATGCGAAGAAAAAGCAGCAACCTTCTAAAGTTAGTGACAAGAGTGAAGGGTCTGCCAAAAGCAAGACAGAGTCTCTTGATGTCTCATCTCGAAATGGCAGCAAGAAAAAAGAGAGTGCAACTAGTGGTGCCAAAACAGAAAAGAAGGATCGTGGCAGAAGTCCTCGCAGCGGTAAGCACTCCAGAGACAGGAAAAGTCGTTCCCGTGAACGTAAAAGGAGTCGTTCAAAAGACAAGAAACGAAGCCATTCAAGGGAGCGAAGGAGAAGTCGATCCAGGGATCGACGAAGGGGGCGATCACGTGAGCGCCACCGCAGCCGTTCTCCACGAGATAAAAAGAGGAGCAGATCCAAGGATGGAAAGCGAAGTCGCTCTAGAGACAAAAAGGGAAGCCATGCCAAGGACACAAGAAGGAGCAGGTCGAGGGAGCGGCGGAGGAGCAAGTCCAAGGATAGAGGCAAAGACAGAGCCGATCATAAAAGTGGGAAGGAAGCCAAGAGGCGGTCACCTAGCAGGGAACGAATAAGTCACTCAAAGGGCCGTGCAAAGAGCAATGCTGACAgtcagaagaaaaaggaaaagtctGCAGATGAcaagaaaagtaaagaaaagcatGCCACTACTAATGACCATAAGAAGGAGGAAGCAGTACGGATGGAAACAGCAAGTGCAGAGCCACAGGCTTCAAGTCCAGATGCACCCCAGGATGATGGCACTACACAAGCAGTGAATGGTGAGGAATCTACTGGTGATCAACAGGACGAAGAAGAAGAGAAGGCTGCTAGAGGGCCCAGACGTTCGCCAGAAACCGCTTGCAAGCAAGACAAGAAGCAAGCTTCTGATTTGAGCACTTTGCAAACTGCATGCCATAAAAAACCTGATGAAGCAGGTGCGTGCTTGGAAAGAAATGAGCCAGTGTTAAACTTGATGTGCGAGGACAGCCCACTTGATACTCTTGGAGAAGCAGACAGTTGTGACAGTGCAGACATGTTCCAGCGTTCACCATGTAAGCTCTCAACATTATCCACTGAGGAGGTGCCACTTTGTGATGACAAGGCTGAGACTCATGGTGACGAGATTACTGAGCAACACATTTTTTTAACAACCTGCTCTGTCAAGTTGGATGAAAGTGACAGTGGGAGCAAACTTTGCCAGATGCCGAAATCTGATTCCCCGTCACAGATATGCATTGACAAACCATTGCCTGAAGAAGCACAGGAAACTCGTGAAGACACAGGAGCAATTGGTCAAAAACAACTTGAAAGCCAAACTGAGAACCTTAAGGAAGCTAGTGATGACTCTGAAAGTTGTGATGATCCCGTCAAGGCACAGCAGAAGTTCTTAGAAGAAATAGAAGCTACCAAGAAGAGCGCCCTTGTGACAGTACAGAGACAGAACTCTGAAAGCAAGGCAGAAGTTTCCGGAAATAACAAAAAGACCAGCAAAGCAAGTAAACTGAAGAAGTCAAAGCCTGAGAGCACAGAGTTATCAACCATGGACCTCATAGTCAAGGAGAAAACTGCCAAGGCAGCTAAAGAGAAGCAGAAAACCGCAAAGGACAAGCcacaggaaaagaagaaaaagaaacgaaagagaaGGCCTAAAGCATCTAGTTCGagctcatcgtcgtcatcatcctcTTCCTCATCATCTTCAAGTTCATCACGTAGCAGCAGTTCAGGCACTAGCGGTAGCTCAAGCAGTTCAGGCAGTGGCTCAGACTCTGAGAGTTCCAGCAGTTCGTCTTCTTCCAGCTCTAGTTCAAGTAGCTCTAGCAGCTCATCATCTtcatcctcttcttcttcttcggagTGCCCTCAGAAACtgaagaaaaagaggaagaaacTGAAGCTGAAGTCCAAGATGCTTAAGGAAAAAATGGCTAGAATGGCAAAGAAGGCACATACTGCCAAGACTGTGCAAGCATGTGCCACCATGCTCGCACAAACTTCTGGCATTGATAGCATACTGACCATAGGCAAGCAAACAACCCAGACCACTGAACATTCAGGCAGTACATTCCACATTGGGAGTGTGTCGCATTCTGCACGCACAGCTGAAGACTCAAAACCACCACAAGAGCTTGTCCAGGAAATTACTGCTTCAAGAGGTTCCATCGAGCAAGTTATCGTGAAGGAGGCATCAAAACTTGACAAAGATTTAAATTTGCAAATGACCTTTGACCTTGAGCCAGTTGAACCTGCATATGGtgcacaaacaagcaagcaagcttcGGATAAACTGCAACACAGCCACAATGTTAAAGGTTTGGAAGAACTGTCCTCGAAGAATGTCGCTGATGTCCCCTGTGAACCAAAAGATAAATGTTTGAAAATTGAGACGACCACTCCTGATGCAGATAAAGCACATAGTGATGCTGCAGGTGCTCCCAGCAAGACTACAGAGCACTCTaaaagtggacataaaaataaagTTGATGACAATGAAGTGAAGAAGCCTGATCTTGCTGCTGCTAAAGTTATTACAAGTGGCCAAGCCAAGGGAGCTTCTGAACCTTCAGCCAAGAAAACTGTTGAGGTGCCTTCGAGCAAGAGTCCCTGCAATGTCATTGTCGAGCACCATAGTAGTGCCGAGCGCCGTAGCAGTGCCGAGCGCCGTAGCAGTGCCGAGCGCCGTAGCAGTGCCGAGCGCCGTAGCAGTGCCGAGCGCCGTAGCAGTGCCGAGTGCCATAGCAGTGCCGAGCACCGTAGCATTGCCAAGCACTGTAGCAGTGCCGAGCGCCGTAGCAGTGCTGAACGCCGTAGCAGTGCTGAGCACAGCGatacaaaaaaagacaaaaaggactGCCCACCAAGCAGTCACCAGCCTACTGGTGATGACAAAGGAACTGAGAAACTTGACAGTAGGAGAAGTAAGGAGCTTAAAAGGAAGAGTGAGCCATCTCCAAGCAATGAGCCTGCATGTAAGAAAAGAACTGAGCAGGATGCAACCAAAGCAAACAAGGTTGATGTCAGAGGAACCAGTCATCGATTGCCGAAGTCTGATACCACTACTGCAGAGCACAAGAAGTCTGTTGCAAAGCAGGAGAAAACCaaaaaggaaagaacaaaaaaggaagaTCAGGAAGGAGCAAAAAAGGCTAAGGAAGAGGCCATTTTGGACCCAAAAGAGAGGGAGAGACTTAAAGGTGAAGCTTTAGAAAAAGCACGGAAAGAAGGCAGCGACTGCATTAAAGTGAAAACAGCCGatcgaaagaaagaaatcaactgGCCTATGACTCTTATTAGATATACTAACAGCAAACCATTTATTTCATATGGCTGCAACCCCATCTATGGCAAGATCAGTGTAGCATTTGTAAAAAAGGAGAAGAGGCCTTCTGTAACTAGTAGttctgaggaaaaaaaagaaaagaaagacattcGCGAAGTGCCAAAACATTCTGCAAAAAAGGATGGCCATAGTAGAGCACACAAGTCAAAAAAGGACATACCGCTGGATGCTTCAGATATAAACGAAGTGGCATCACCTTCTAGGGAAGCAGTAAAGGAATCGGATGCCGCTGACCTTGTGTCTCCTGACCTCAATGCTATGTCGGGACTTCAGGCTTTGCAGTGCCTGTATGATAACATGGACAGTCCAGAGGTGCCAGCAAAGGATCTGGATTCTGAAAATGAAGCAAGTCACCTCAAGGCTGATCAGGAGGATGTGCCTGAAGAATCTGCATTCAGCGATCAGCAGGCAAACAAAGAAGTGGATGCAGCCAGGCACTGCAGTGTTGAAATCGCACTACCCAGTTCAGAAGCTCTTAGTGCAACACGGCACTCAAAAGGTACTCTGCTGAGAACCCCAGAGCATGAACCACCAAAAGCGGAGATGGAGGTGTCGTCAAAGTCACCACATGCTGTACCAGAAAAGGCAGAATCATTGCCAGACAAAACAGAATTGACAGCTGAACCTGAAACGACAGTAGAAATTGCAGAACAAGAAGCTGATGAGAAATATAAACTGGAGAATGAAGGAAAAAACAGTAGCGCGAAAAAACGAGTCATTTGTGAACTAACTCAtccaagaaaatgttttatgGAGGATGAAGTTCTGCACTCTGGTCAGGAAGAGGTCCGGCTGCCAGAGATGGAGAAAGAAGGGAGTGTGCTTTCACCTAATGCCATGGATGTTTCTGATGATATGGTTGACATACTCTTAAATAACGAGACTTCTCTGGAAGAAACTCGTTTCTTGGAGTACAGTTCACGTATCAAAATCGAGAGCATAACAGACATTGAAAGCGCTCATGTGGAAACTGTAGAAAGTGTAGTTGAGAAAAGTGAACTACAGATGGAAAGATCTACGAACACCATAGCTGAGAAAAGTGAACAACAGTTGGAAAGTGCCATGAAAACTGTAGCTGAGAAAAGTGAACGACAGGCAGAAGGAGCCATGAAAACCATAGCTGAGAAAAGTGAACGACAGGCAGAAAGAGCCATGAAAACCATAGCTGAGAAAAGTGAACGACAGGCAGAAAGAGCCATGAAAACCATAGCTGAGAAAACGAAACGACAGGCAGAAAGAGCCATGAAAACCATAGCTGAGAAAACTGAACGACAGGCAGAAAGAGCCATGAAAACCGTAGCTGAGAAAAGTGAACGACAGGCAGAAAGAGCCATGAAAACCGTAGCTGAGAAAAGTGAACTGCAGGTGGAGAGAGCCATGAAAACTGTAGTTGAGAAAAGTGAACAACAGGCAGAAAGAGCCATGAAAACCGTAGCTGAGAAAAGTGAACTACAGGTGGAGAGAGCCACAAGAACCGTAGCTGAGAAAAGTGGACAGGCAGAAAGAGCCATGAAAACCGTAGCTGAGAAAAGTGAACTACAGGTGGAAAGAGCCACAAAATCTGTAGCTAAGAATAGTGAACCACAGGCGGAAAGCACCATAAAAGCAGAAGAGCGAAAGGAAGATGTAGCTGTGGCAGTAGCCAGCCCTAGCATGGCTGCTTTGCCAGTGGAATTAGTGTGCACGGAAACAAGTCAGATGATACCACTTGGAGCTGACAAGGACCTGACTTCTGAATATGAAAAGTTCATGGAACAGCTGAACCTCGGAAGTTGCATTGAAGTGGAGGTAGCACAGGAAGTTGAAGTGCCTAGTGAAGATGCTCTTGAGCCTGAGCAAGCTCCAGATGTCATCAGTGCGGCATCAGCTGAAGGCAAGAACGAAGTGGATCCTGTGTTCACTGTCCCAACGCAGACTTCACTGGTAGCTTCGCTGCCAAATGATTTATCTGAAGTGCCTGTTGAAGACATTGGGGCCCTTGAGGTGGCTTGTGAGAGTGAAGTCAGCAGCTCTCCATTTTTACCATCTGTGCCACCACCTCCGGCACCTGTACCTGCACCTAGTCCAGCCATTGCATCTGCCCTTGGTGCAATCAATTACCTTTCCTCTGTTGGTTCTACTAGTGCAGACAGCCAAGCATCCTGTGTTGCTCCCATTGGGTCCATGGTTCCTGCTGGAATTCCCATTGCTTCGCCATTGCCGTTGTCAGCTCCTGCCTCGCATACTACAGCTGTATCAGCAGTTCCTGACAAAGCTCCAATTCCTGTCCCTGTACCGGCAGCTCCTGTTGCTATGCCAGCCCCTGTGTCCTTAATAACATCTCTTCAGTCCTCTGTGCCACTTGCTGGTTCCAGTCCACAGCTAATGTCATCTGCTCTTGCAGCTATAAGTGCACCTCTGCCTGTTTCAAGTTCATCTGCCTCCTCAGATTCTTCTAAAAGTACTGTGCATACAATTTGTTCAACGAGTGACGTTTCTCTTTCACCGAGCCAACCTTCTTCATCCAAGAGGTTGCACAGGAAAAGGCACAGTGACATTGCCAGAATGTCTACTAGTGCTGAGGACATTGCCCCATCTCCTCCTAAAAAGAAAGGTTCAAAACACAGCTCACATAAATCTGCATCCCAAAAGCCAGAACTTCCTGCCCCGCCAGAAGTTTCCAGTAGCAAGAGTATGTCACGGCCTATCATCATCAAAGTTCAGGCGAATTCTGAACCAAGAATGCAGTCAGCTGCTCCTCAGATCTTGCAGACAGAAAATGTAGATGGCTTGGAATGTTTGCCTGTTGAGCAATCGGCACTAGAGGTCTGTGCTGAGGTAGAAGTTGGAAGTGATGTCTGCACAGAGGAGCAGGTGAAGTTTCCATCGTCAGATGACATGTTTGTAACCATCGTGGACACTGAAGATATATGCCTCGCTGCTGTTGAGGAAGTGGCATGTTCATCATCGGATGACCTCGGCAGCAGCTTGGCAGTGCCTGCAGAACAACCCGAAGAGAAAGAAAGCTCCCCACCACCGCCTCCTCCACCGCCTCGTTACTTGCGGCTCAAGCCACGCAaaggctcatcatcatcatctgttagTTCATCCAGCTCTGTAGAAGAagtgccaccgccgccgccaccgcctccACGGCCACCTGTTCGTTGCTTGGTGCTCCCTCCCCCACCTGCAGGTATTCTCTTGCCAGCCGGCAGGGGCACCCTCTCAAGTGAGCCGAAGAAGTCCGTTACTTTTGCTGATGGCATTCCGCCAGGCAAAGAACCACCATCAAGTGGGGGTGCCCCTTCACCGCCACCTCCTCCACCACCGCCACCTCGTGAGCGCAAACACCGCACAAAGGTCAAGGTTATCATACCATCATCTGTAGCAGACTCCCTGCCACCACCCCCACCTCCCCCAaaacgaccaccaccaccaccggctGCAACGGCACCTACTCTGGCCACTGCTTCGACAGCAGCTACAGCAGTGGCTGCGGCAGCAGCCCCTGCTCCCCCTGTTGCTGTGGAAACCGTGGCTGCTGCCTATCCGCAGTACCAGGTGCATATGCCCCAGCAGGCCTACCCTGCCACAGGATACACTGTCCCATACAATAGCTACCCAGCAGCAGGCTATGCATACACAGCCGCAACACATTTGGGGCAGACGGTAGCTTACACCTACGCACCTGGCCAGGCGGCTCACCAAGCCATGCCCATACAGCAGGTGCCTCCTCAGCAGCACCTTTACACCAATGCTACTGCTGCTTCTTATGTGTACCACCCACACCAAATTGTACAGGCTGGTCCAGCTGTGATGCAGCCTCCACAGCAGCTGCAGCAAGCACACcttccaccaccaccgccaccacttGTGGGGCAGCTACCTCCCAGGCCACCCACATAG